One Campylobacter lari DNA segment encodes these proteins:
- a CDS encoding NAD(P)H-dependent oxidoreductase produces MQKILLLNGAKDFGHSKGRLNTSLHELALKTLKDLGLQIQQTHIDQGYNTNDEVEKILNADVLIWQMPGWWMGEPWIVKKYIDDVFTAGHGVFYKNDGRSHNEPTKNYGTGGLLKNKKYMLSLTWNAPMQAFDDKNEFFNGAGVDGVYLHFHKAHEFLGMSALPTFIANDVIKNPQVQEYFTNYKAHLEKIFKA; encoded by the coding sequence ATGCAAAAAATATTACTATTAAACGGTGCAAAAGACTTTGGACACTCTAAAGGAAGACTAAACACGAGCTTGCATGAGCTTGCACTTAAAACCTTAAAAGATCTTGGTTTGCAAATCCAGCAAACACACATAGATCAAGGCTATAACACAAACGATGAAGTAGAAAAAATTCTAAATGCTGATGTTTTGATTTGGCAAATGCCTGGTTGGTGGATGGGAGAACCTTGGATAGTGAAAAAATACATTGATGATGTTTTTACAGCTGGACATGGAGTATTTTATAAAAACGATGGTAGAAGTCATAACGAACCTACTAAAAATTATGGCACAGGCGGGCTTTTAAAAAATAAAAAATACATGCTTTCACTAACTTGGAATGCTCCAATGCAAGCCTTTGATGATAAGAATGAATTTTTTAATGGAGCTGGGGTTGATGGAGTGTATTTACACTTTCACAAAGCGCATGAGTTCTTAGGTATGAGTGCTTTACCTACTTTTATAGCTAATGATGTAATCAAAAATCCTCAAGTGCAAGAATATTTCACAAACTATAAAGCACACTTAGAAAAAATTTTTAAAGCTTAG
- a CDS encoding NAD(P)-dependent alcohol dehydrogenase, translating to MDSKIFLENGRVKSKGYAMLSKDSKFTPFEFTRHKVGKNDILIAIKYAGICHSDIHTARSEWGEATYPCVPGHEIAGEVIAVGENVSKFKVGDYAGVGCMVNSCGECEACKKSQEQFCENGKTIYTYNCKDVFHDNENTYGGYSNNIVVSEKFAINVPKNAPLDKVAPLLCAGITTYSPLKFSNIKEGSSVAVAGFGGLGMMAVKYAVKMGAKVSVFARNENKKAEALAMGVSNFYTSTDKSVVKERFDLIISTIPTPYNPLAYMDLLKFGGEMAIVGLPPHEVSPSINIIHFVFKAGKKVYGSLIGGIKETQEMLDFSLEHGIYPEIELIKPSEIDKAYENLTSGKAKFRYVIDMSTEN from the coding sequence ATGGACTCAAAAATCTTTTTAGAAAATGGTCGTGTTAAAAGTAAAGGTTATGCTATGCTTAGCAAGGATTCTAAATTCACACCTTTTGAATTTACACGCCATAAAGTAGGTAAAAACGACATCTTAATCGCTATCAAATACGCAGGAATTTGCCATAGTGACATTCACACCGCAAGAAGCGAATGGGGCGAGGCAACCTACCCTTGCGTACCTGGTCATGAGATAGCAGGAGAAGTTATCGCGGTGGGTGAAAATGTGAGTAAATTTAAAGTAGGTGATTATGCTGGGGTTGGGTGTATGGTCAACTCATGCGGAGAATGCGAAGCATGCAAAAAATCTCAAGAGCAATTTTGTGAAAATGGTAAAACCATCTACACTTATAACTGCAAAGATGTATTTCATGATAATGAAAACACCTATGGAGGCTACTCAAACAACATCGTAGTAAGTGAAAAATTTGCTATCAATGTACCCAAAAATGCTCCACTTGACAAAGTAGCACCTTTACTTTGTGCGGGTATTACTACCTACTCACCGCTTAAATTTTCAAACATCAAAGAAGGCTCAAGTGTAGCCGTAGCAGGTTTTGGTGGGCTTGGTATGATGGCAGTTAAATATGCTGTGAAAATGGGGGCAAAAGTAAGTGTTTTTGCAAGAAATGAAAACAAAAAAGCAGAAGCTTTAGCTATGGGTGTGAGTAATTTTTATACCAGTACAGACAAAAGTGTGGTAAAAGAAAGATTTGACCTCATCATCTCTACCATACCAACCCCTTATAATCCGCTAGCTTATATGGATTTATTAAAATTTGGTGGTGAAATGGCCATAGTAGGATTACCTCCACATGAAGTAAGTCCTAGCATTAACATCATTCATTTTGTATTTAAAGCAGGTAAAAAAGTATATGGCTCGCTTATTGGGGGCATTAAAGAAACTCAAGAAATGCTTGATTTTTCTTTAGAACATGGAATTTATCCTGAAATTGAACTCATCAAACCAAGCGAGATTGACAAAGCTTATGAAAATCTCACTTCAGGAAAAGCTAAATTCCGCTATGTAATCGATATGAGTACAGAGAATTAA
- a CDS encoding multicopper oxidase family protein, with protein MDRRLFLKFNALGLASISSAYAMGDHSHHNMHSKHTQKEVKEIDTSFIKLENPNIKLLDEKNFPSGQTLANLKLLKNTSTKKNFFRSSIEIKESQIELVKGKKTKCFTYNGSIPGPKIEVYEGDTVEILVKNSLKEPTTIHWHGLDIPPEQDGNPHDPIMPGRERIYRFKLGENSAGTYWYHPHPHYTTAKQVYKGLAGVFVVKAKKDALSHLQEQDWVISDLRLDENAQIPDNNLFDWLNGREGNLVLINGQLKPKITLDKAQRIRIYNFCAARYLNLRIKGAKFILVGTDGGLIEKGVELDELFLSPASRVEVLIKANKGDFKLESTYYDRDKMLVKEEPYTLMLADLKVEKTIENIPEKLREFPPLKEATSFKEVIMSEDHMQMHGISKKSEEEIKKSLASMFLINGKTFDMNRTDLTSKLNEVEEWVVKNKSHMDHPFHIHGTQFELISSKFKGKITKAKFRALQDTINVRPGEELRLRMSQKFTGIRMFHCHILEHEDLGMMGILEIKE; from the coding sequence ATGGACAGAAGGTTATTTTTAAAATTTAATGCTTTAGGTTTAGCAAGTATTAGCAGTGCTTATGCAATGGGAGATCATTCTCATCACAATATGCACTCAAAACATACACAAAAAGAAGTAAAAGAAATCGATACTTCTTTTATAAAACTAGAAAATCCAAACATTAAACTACTCGATGAAAAAAACTTTCCTAGCGGACAAACATTAGCAAATTTAAAACTTCTAAAAAACACAAGTACAAAGAAAAATTTCTTTAGATCAAGTATAGAAATCAAAGAAAGTCAAATAGAACTTGTTAAAGGTAAAAAAACAAAATGCTTTACTTACAATGGCTCTATACCTGGACCTAAAATAGAAGTTTATGAAGGTGATACAGTTGAAATTTTAGTAAAAAATAGTTTAAAAGAGCCAACTACAATCCACTGGCATGGACTTGACATACCACCTGAACAAGATGGTAACCCACACGATCCTATCATGCCTGGTAGAGAAAGAATTTATCGCTTTAAACTTGGAGAAAATTCAGCAGGAACTTACTGGTATCATCCGCACCCACACTACACCACAGCAAAGCAAGTTTATAAAGGCTTAGCAGGGGTATTTGTAGTAAAAGCTAAAAAAGATGCGTTGTCGCATTTACAAGAGCAAGATTGGGTGATTAGTGATTTGCGTTTAGATGAAAATGCACAAATTCCTGATAATAATTTATTTGATTGGCTCAATGGTAGAGAAGGAAATTTAGTTCTTATCAATGGACAATTAAAGCCAAAAATAACGCTTGACAAAGCTCAAAGAATTCGTATTTATAATTTTTGTGCGGCAAGATATTTAAATTTACGCATTAAAGGCGCTAAATTTATTTTAGTAGGAACTGATGGAGGGCTTATAGAAAAAGGTGTTGAATTAGATGAGTTATTTTTAAGTCCTGCTTCAAGAGTAGAAGTGCTAATCAAAGCAAATAAAGGTGATTTTAAACTTGAAAGTACTTATTATGACCGCGATAAAATGCTTGTTAAAGAAGAACCTTACACTCTTATGTTAGCTGATCTTAAAGTAGAAAAAACTATAGAAAACATACCGGAGAAATTACGCGAATTTCCACCTTTAAAAGAAGCTACAAGCTTTAAAGAAGTGATTATGAGTGAAGATCACATGCAAATGCATGGTATTAGTAAAAAAAGTGAAGAAGAAATCAAAAAAAGCCTTGCTTCTATGTTTTTAATCAATGGTAAAACATTTGATATGAATAGAACGGATTTAACCTCAAAATTAAATGAAGTAGAAGAATGGGTAGTAAAAAACAAATCACATATGGATCATCCTTTCCATATACACGGAACACAATTTGAACTCATTTCTTCTAAATTTAAGGGTAAAATAACAAAAGCAAAATTCAGAGCATTGCAAGATACGATTAATGTAAGACCTGGGGAAGAATTAAGACTTAGAATGAGTCAAAAATTTACCGGTATTAGAATGTTTCACTGTCATATTTTAGAGCATGAAGATCTTGGAATGATGGGAATTTTAGAAATCAAAGAATAA
- a CDS encoding gluconate 2-dehydrogenase subunit 3 family protein: MQDNVIDRRNFFKLSLLGGGVVAASTMSGGAILHAAELTHAHKKAQGSSNKIRGKMFFQVQTDFDNLSAACERIYPKDEQGDGAIGLGVPYFIDNQLASAYGYNDREYLQGPFIEGIAEQGYQTPMKRNEIFLEGVKALEIISQKRYKKTFSSLKGVDQDKILVDLEKNKIDFIGFKSSEFFTLLRDMTIAGVLSDPIYGGNDNKNGWKMMQYPGAQMSYIDKITSDEFFDIEPMSLADMEG, encoded by the coding sequence ATGCAAGATAATGTCATCGATCGTAGAAATTTTTTTAAATTAAGTCTTTTGGGTGGCGGTGTGGTTGCTGCTAGTACTATGAGTGGTGGAGCTATATTGCATGCTGCAGAATTAACTCATGCACACAAGAAAGCACAAGGAAGTTCAAATAAAATAAGAGGAAAAATGTTTTTTCAAGTGCAGACCGATTTTGATAATCTAAGTGCAGCATGTGAGAGAATTTATCCAAAAGATGAGCAAGGTGATGGTGCTATAGGCTTAGGTGTGCCTTATTTTATTGATAATCAATTAGCTTCAGCTTATGGTTATAATGATAGAGAATACTTACAAGGGCCATTTATAGAAGGAATTGCCGAGCAAGGTTATCAAACCCCAATGAAACGCAATGAGATTTTCTTAGAGGGTGTTAAAGCTTTGGAAATAATATCTCAAAAGCGCTATAAAAAAACTTTTTCATCTTTAAAAGGAGTTGATCAAGATAAAATTTTAGTTGATTTAGAAAAAAATAAAATCGACTTCATAGGATTTAAATCTTCTGAATTTTTTACTCTTTTAAGAGATATGACAATAGCTGGAGTTTTGTCTGATCCAATTTATGGTGGTAATGATAATAAAAATGGTTGGAAAATGATGCAATATCCTGGTGCTCAAATGAGTTATATTGACAAGATTACAAGCGATGAGTTTTTTGACATAGAGCCTATGAGCTTAGCTGATATGGAAGGATAG
- a CDS encoding molybdopterin molybdotransferase MoeA encodes MLTSYSQSLDILHSHIQTYEKIENIALTQCLDRILAIDIKATTNNPQFPTASMDGYAIKFSKQDEPLSIIGEVPAGIFPSFKIQNKECVKTFTGSLMSEGCDTLVPVEKVEIKEGIVYVKEKVPQGFAVRKVGESYTKGKILLTKGTKLGYSEIALLAELGHFHISVFAKPIIGVLSSGSEIKDLGESLEHPAQIRSSNHVAIANMAKKLGAEARIFPLLKDDMQKTPSVLKQALNACDILVTTGGVSMGDFDFLKQAVKEYEIIIDKVDVKPGKHIKIAKFEDKFIFALPGFPCSAMVMFNLYVRELLNAWLLQEKDYVFKAFANTDYKKKSPHLEFVACNVEFKDGKIYANLKGKKQGSSAIINNLNHKAALMIAHDNIKENDLVDIVLMP; translated from the coding sequence ATGCTAACTTCTTATAGCCAAAGTTTAGACATACTTCATTCACACATACAAACATATGAAAAAATAGAAAACATCGCCTTAACACAGTGCTTAGATAGAATTTTAGCCATAGACATTAAAGCCACTACTAATAACCCTCAATTTCCCACAGCCTCTATGGATGGCTATGCGATCAAATTTAGCAAGCAAGATGAGCCTTTGTCTATCATAGGTGAAGTGCCTGCCGGAATTTTCCCAAGCTTTAAAATACAAAATAAAGAATGTGTTAAAACCTTTACAGGCTCTTTAATGAGTGAGGGTTGTGATACCTTAGTGCCTGTGGAAAAAGTTGAGATTAAAGAAGGTATAGTTTATGTAAAAGAAAAAGTTCCACAAGGCTTTGCTGTAAGAAAGGTGGGCGAGAGCTACACTAAAGGTAAAATTTTACTCACTAAAGGCACAAAACTAGGCTATAGCGAGATAGCACTTTTAGCCGAGCTTGGACACTTTCACATTAGTGTTTTTGCTAAACCTATCATAGGCGTGCTAAGCAGTGGAAGTGAGATCAAAGACTTAGGCGAAAGCTTAGAACACCCTGCACAAATTCGCTCATCAAACCATGTAGCCATAGCTAATATGGCAAAAAAACTTGGTGCTGAAGCTAGAATTTTTCCACTTTTAAAAGATGATATGCAAAAAACTCCAAGTGTTTTAAAACAAGCACTTAATGCGTGTGATATTTTAGTTACCACTGGTGGAGTTTCCATGGGGGATTTTGACTTTTTAAAGCAAGCTGTTAAAGAGTATGAAATCATCATAGACAAAGTCGATGTAAAGCCTGGCAAACACATCAAAATAGCCAAATTTGAAGATAAATTCATCTTTGCACTACCGGGTTTTCCATGCTCGGCTATGGTAATGTTTAATTTATATGTAAGAGAACTTTTAAATGCTTGGCTTTTACAAGAAAAAGACTACGTGTTTAAGGCATTTGCAAATACTGACTATAAGAAAAAAAGTCCGCATTTAGAATTTGTAGCATGTAATGTAGAATTTAAAGATGGAAAAATTTATGCCAATTTAAAAGGCAAAAAACAAGGCTCAAGTGCCATCATCAACAACCTTAATCACAAAGCCGCATTAATGATAGCACATGATAATATAAAAGAAAATGATTTGGTAGATATTGTTTTAATGCCTTAA
- a CDS encoding lipocalin family protein, which translates to MIELLDGINLEKYMGTWLEMARKPAFFQKTCKSAKAEYELEYEGSTPIIKVKNICTKENGEISQANGKARVKSPRSLAVKFSIFMNIFNKPNYEIIYIDTNYQVSIVGSPDKKYLWILSREILAKEQINSLLEIAKQRGFDTSDVIFDEH; encoded by the coding sequence ATGATAGAATTATTAGATGGTATAAATTTAGAAAAATACATGGGTACATGGTTAGAAATGGCTAGAAAACCTGCTTTTTTTCAAAAAACTTGCAAAAGTGCTAAGGCAGAATATGAGCTAGAGTATGAAGGCTCTACGCCTATAATTAAAGTCAAAAATATATGCACAAAAGAAAATGGAGAAATCTCTCAAGCAAATGGCAAAGCTAGGGTAAAATCTCCAAGATCTTTAGCGGTTAAATTTAGTATATTTATGAATATTTTTAACAAGCCAAATTATGAGATTATTTACATTGATACAAATTATCAAGTTTCTATCGTAGGTAGTCCTGATAAAAAATATCTTTGGATTTTATCAAGAGAGATTTTAGCAAAAGAGCAAATAAACTCTTTGCTTGAAATAGCCAAGCAAAGAGGTTTTGATACTAGCGATGTGATTTTTGATGAGCATTAA
- the rrpA gene encoding MarR family transcription factor RrpA has product MEEKCDFTECGFNYTLSLISGKYKMSVLYCLFRYEVVRYNELKRYLGNISFKTLTHTLRELENDDLITRKEYPQIPPKVEYRLAKKGQSLIPILQAMCDWGEVNQKEEK; this is encoded by the coding sequence ATGGAAGAAAAGTGCGATTTTACAGAATGTGGGTTTAACTATACCTTGTCTTTGATTTCAGGCAAATACAAGATGAGTGTTTTGTACTGTTTATTTCGCTATGAAGTTGTAAGATATAATGAACTTAAAAGATATCTTGGCAATATTTCTTTTAAGACTTTGACACATACTTTAAGAGAGCTTGAAAATGATGATTTAATCACGCGTAAAGAATACCCACAAATCCCTCCAAAAGTAGAATACCGCCTTGCTAAAAAAGGTCAAAGTTTAATTCCTATTTTACAAGCAATGTGTGATTGGGGTGAGGTAAACCAAAAGGAAGAAAAATGA
- a CDS encoding GMC family oxidoreductase codes for MAEVLKKVDVVTVGAGWTGGIVAAELTKAGLTVLSLERGMMQTTENFAMIHDEWRYGINYGLMQDCSKDTVTFRHNVNGLALPYRKMGSFLLGSNVGGAGVHWNGWTFRFLPYDFEIKTKSFERYGNKLGDDYTLQDWGLTYKDMEPYYDKFEKTCGICGEENPLAEKMGLFRSSPYPQEPLENTKMLKRFEKAAKEMKLHPFRLPAANSKGGYTNPDGQDLAPCQYCAYCERFGCEYGAKASPINTVIPKAMSTGKYTIRTHSNVIEILKKDGKATGVRFVDTRTMKEYIQPADIVVLTSYMFNNAKLLMVSDIGEQYDPNTGKGTLGKNYCYQINMGTTAFFDEQFNTYMGSGALGTTCDDYNGDNFDHSKEKFLHGAMIYSVQLGNRPIQSAPLPKGTPSWGAEFKKALNYNFTRAITVGGQGASLPHKSNYLSLDPTYKDAFGMPLIRLTYNFTDQDRALHKFITDKTAEVAKKMQGVRSIKKGVYLKDYSIVPYQSTHNTGGTTMGADPQTSVVNTYLQHWDMDNLFVVGAGNFQHNSGYNPTDTVGALAYRCAEGILKYHKNDRQLV; via the coding sequence ATGGCAGAAGTATTAAAAAAAGTAGATGTGGTAACAGTAGGGGCTGGTTGGACAGGTGGTATAGTTGCAGCAGAACTTACCAAGGCTGGCTTGACTGTCTTGAGCTTAGAGCGTGGTATGATGCAAACTACGGAAAATTTTGCAATGATTCATGATGAGTGGAGATATGGTATTAACTATGGTTTAATGCAAGATTGTTCAAAAGATACAGTAACTTTTCGCCATAATGTCAATGGTTTAGCCTTACCATATAGAAAAATGGGATCTTTTTTACTTGGAAGTAATGTTGGTGGTGCAGGGGTTCATTGGAATGGTTGGACCTTTAGATTTTTACCTTATGATTTTGAGATTAAAACAAAAAGTTTTGAAAGATATGGCAATAAATTAGGCGATGATTATACTTTGCAAGATTGGGGTTTAACCTATAAAGATATGGAACCTTATTATGATAAGTTTGAAAAAACCTGTGGAATTTGTGGAGAAGAAAACCCACTTGCTGAAAAAATGGGTTTGTTTAGATCAAGTCCTTATCCGCAAGAACCTTTAGAAAACACCAAAATGCTTAAACGCTTCGAAAAAGCTGCAAAAGAAATGAAATTGCACCCATTTAGATTACCTGCGGCTAATTCAAAAGGCGGCTATACTAATCCAGATGGTCAAGATCTAGCCCCATGTCAATATTGTGCTTATTGTGAGCGTTTTGGTTGTGAGTATGGTGCTAAGGCTAGTCCTATTAATACTGTTATACCTAAAGCTATGAGCACAGGAAAATATACTATAAGAACTCATAGTAATGTTATAGAAATACTAAAAAAAGATGGCAAAGCTACAGGAGTTAGGTTTGTAGACACAAGGACTATGAAAGAGTATATTCAGCCAGCAGATATTGTAGTGCTTACAAGCTATATGTTTAATAATGCCAAGCTTTTAATGGTAAGTGATATAGGTGAACAATATGATCCAAATACAGGCAAAGGAACTTTAGGTAAAAACTATTGTTATCAAATCAATATGGGAACAACAGCGTTTTTTGATGAGCAATTTAATACATATATGGGTTCAGGCGCTTTGGGTACAACTTGTGATGATTATAATGGGGATAATTTTGACCACTCAAAAGAGAAGTTTTTGCACGGAGCTATGATTTATAGCGTGCAACTTGGAAATCGCCCTATCCAATCAGCTCCGTTGCCAAAAGGAACTCCAAGTTGGGGAGCTGAATTTAAAAAAGCTTTAAATTATAATTTTACAAGAGCTATTACAGTAGGAGGACAAGGTGCATCTTTACCGCACAAAAGCAATTATTTGAGTTTGGATCCAACCTATAAAGATGCTTTTGGAATGCCACTGATAAGACTTACTTATAATTTTACAGATCAAGATCGTGCTTTGCATAAATTTATAACAGATAAAACAGCTGAAGTAGCTAAAAAAATGCAAGGAGTGAGATCAATTAAAAAAGGAGTTTATTTAAAAGATTATAGTATAGTGCCTTATCAATCTACACATAATACGGGTGGAACTACTATGGGTGCTGACCCTCAAACAAGTGTTGTTAATACTTACTTGCAACATTGGGATATGGATAATCTTTTTGTTGTGGGTGCAGGAAATTTTCAGCACAATAGTGGATATAATCCTACTGATACAGTTGGAGCTTTGGCTTATCGTTGTGCAGAGGGTATTTTAAAATATCATAAAAATGATAGACAATTAGTATAG
- a CDS encoding dynamin family protein, with protein sequence MQNDLINDFLKAYENTYCKSFDDSFEGKILAIKNAFLEPSLHLNDVFLKDLEMIIASYKRAINVAIIGQFSSGKSTLLNLILQKECLPTGVVPVTFKPTFLRYAKEYFLRVEYEDGSDEIVDIDELSKFSDQRNELKETKSLHLFAPIELLKDITLIDTPGLNANTTDTLTTFKELSFMHSAIWLSLIDNAGKKSEEDAIKANAKLLERGGICVLNQKDKLSQDELENVLNYAHLVFDKYFEKIIAISCKEAKFDLQKSNLPLLYEYLKELDYERIKKDFVKEKLSSLCELLSNQYDLFQNALEQLELKFNAILQTSKASKLEQKIKILNHNCLDKLKLVGEKISQEILKFIKEKDSSYYKEAKGLFKKNLYEKVAYKAPYLSSDDAFLAMFYNSEAMNKEFKRLKNEITLEFSQIKDDFSLFFTHLEEQILLFKAQFSNLQKENALESEKEFASFRSFASASEELFLKDFKQLLFKSQLELDLFLEKLNLKALANYESATKLTLGFFSAKMNASKEFYELDSTEFSLYHPKASEVHQRVLTELNVYEFEDLLLNKPVVLKIYKNYMQSFVDFIEAKRQIILNLKSEFEAKKSMISSIKSQISKL encoded by the coding sequence ATGCAAAATGATTTGATTAATGATTTTTTAAAAGCCTATGAAAATACTTATTGTAAAAGTTTTGATGATAGTTTTGAAGGAAAGATTTTAGCAATAAAAAATGCATTTTTAGAGCCGAGTTTGCATTTAAATGATGTGTTTTTAAAAGATCTTGAGATGATTATAGCTAGCTATAAAAGAGCCATTAATGTGGCCATTATAGGGCAATTTTCTAGTGGCAAATCCACGCTTTTAAATTTGATTTTACAAAAAGAATGCCTGCCAACAGGCGTGGTGCCAGTGACTTTTAAACCTACTTTTTTACGCTATGCTAAGGAGTATTTTTTAAGAGTTGAATATGAAGATGGTAGTGATGAGATTGTAGATATAGATGAGCTTTCTAAATTTAGCGATCAAAGAAATGAGCTAAAAGAAACTAAAAGTTTGCACCTTTTTGCACCTATTGAGCTTTTAAAAGATATCACGCTTATAGATACCCCAGGTTTAAATGCAAACACCACTGACACGCTAACTACTTTTAAAGAACTTTCTTTTATGCATAGTGCTATTTGGCTTAGTTTGATTGATAATGCAGGCAAAAAAAGTGAAGAAGATGCCATAAAAGCAAATGCTAAGCTTTTAGAGCGTGGCGGAATTTGCGTGCTAAATCAAAAAGATAAGCTAAGTCAAGATGAGCTAGAAAATGTTTTAAATTACGCTCATTTAGTTTTTGATAAGTATTTTGAAAAAATCATCGCAATTTCATGTAAAGAAGCAAAATTTGATTTACAAAAGTCAAATTTACCTTTACTTTATGAGTATTTAAAAGAACTTGATTATGAGCGCATTAAAAAAGATTTTGTTAAAGAAAAACTTAGTAGTTTATGCGAACTTTTGTCAAATCAATATGATTTATTTCAAAATGCGCTAGAACAATTAGAGCTTAAATTTAATGCTATTTTGCAAACTTCCAAAGCAAGTAAGCTGGAGCAAAAAATCAAAATTTTAAATCATAATTGTTTAGATAAATTAAAACTTGTTGGAGAAAAAATTTCTCAAGAAATTTTAAAATTTATCAAAGAAAAAGATAGTAGTTATTATAAAGAAGCTAAGGGTTTGTTTAAGAAAAATCTTTATGAAAAAGTTGCTTATAAAGCACCGTATCTTTCAAGTGATGATGCGTTTTTGGCTATGTTTTATAACTCTGAAGCAATGAATAAGGAATTTAAAAGATTAAAAAACGAAATCACTTTAGAATTTAGTCAAATCAAAGATGATTTTTCTTTATTTTTTACTCATTTAGAAGAGCAAATTTTGCTTTTTAAAGCTCAATTTTCAAATTTACAAAAAGAAAATGCCTTAGAAAGTGAAAAAGAATTTGCTAGCTTTAGAAGCTTTGCTAGTGCTAGTGAGGAGCTTTTTTTAAAAGATTTTAAGCAATTATTGTTTAAAAGCCAACTTGAACTTGATTTATTTTTAGAAAAGCTTAATCTAAAAGCTTTGGCAAATTATGAAAGTGCTACTAAACTTACTTTGGGATTTTTTAGCGCTAAAATGAATGCGAGTAAAGAATTTTATGAGCTTGATAGCACTGAGTTTAGCTTGTATCACCCAAAAGCAAGTGAAGTACATCAAAGGGTATTAACCGAGCTTAATGTCTATGAATTTGAAGATTTGCTTTTAAATAAGCCTGTAGTTTTAAAAATTTATAAAAATTATATGCAAAGCTTTGTTGATTTTATTGAAGCTAAAAGGCAGATTATTTTGAATTTAAAAAGTGAATTTGAGGCTAAAAAATCAATGATTTCTAGCATCAAATCCCAAATTTCTAAGCTTTAA
- a CDS encoding molybdopterin synthase catalytic subunit encodes MFELYQGALEIPSIYARWYEYAKDKNCGALITFCGIVRAEDEIEALSFDIYEPLLKTWFEKWCQKLANENVSLMFAHSIGEVKVHESSYFAGVLSKQRKLGLKLINDFVEDFKASAPIWKYDIINGEKIYAKERSLKLQGAGILSTKD; translated from the coding sequence ATGTTTGAATTATACCAAGGAGCCTTAGAAATTCCTAGCATTTATGCTAGATGGTATGAATATGCTAAAGATAAAAACTGCGGAGCTTTGATCACATTTTGCGGTATAGTGAGGGCTGAAGATGAGATTGAGGCTTTGAGTTTTGATATATATGAGCCTTTATTAAAAACTTGGTTTGAAAAATGGTGCCAAAAACTTGCAAATGAAAATGTAAGCTTGATGTTTGCTCACTCTATCGGCGAGGTTAAGGTGCATGAGAGTTCTTATTTTGCTGGGGTTTTAAGCAAGCAAAGAAAATTAGGACTTAAGCTAATTAATGATTTTGTAGAAGATTTTAAAGCAAGTGCACCTATATGGAAATATGATATCATTAATGGCGAAAAAATTTATGCCAAAGAACGCTCTTTGAAACTTCAAGGAGCAGGAATTTTAAGCACTAAGGACTAA
- a CDS encoding molybdopterin synthase, small subunit: MVKVEFLGPINKESLELNVSNLKELKAILGQDESLKEWLELCAVALNDEMVFDDETTLKDGDKICLLPPVCGG, encoded by the coding sequence ATGGTAAAAGTTGAATTTCTAGGGCCAATTAACAAAGAAAGCTTAGAACTAAATGTAAGTAATCTTAAAGAATTAAAAGCGATTTTAGGGCAAGATGAAAGCTTAAAAGAATGGCTTGAGCTTTGTGCAGTTGCTTTAAATGATGAAATGGTTTTTGATGATGAAACCACCTTAAAAGATGGGGATAAAATATGCTTATTACCACCGGTTTGTGGAGGATGA